CGGTGCTCAGGAAGCTGTCGTGGCGTCGTACTTCAACCCGGTGGACGTTCGTTTCGGTGGGGGCACTTTCTCACTGCTCGCCGACCTGATCGGCACGCGCGACTATGGCCTCGTGACCTACCGCGATGCGTATTTCCAGGAACTGGCGGCACGGCTCCAGGCCTCGGCGGGCCCGCCCGTCATCGTGGTGGACGATGTGCTGCCCAACCCGGATGTCGTGCAGCTCGCCAGCCAGGTCCGGCGGTTCGGAAACCTCAAGGATCAGCCCGAGGTGATCGTCGCGCTCGGCGGCGGATCGGTGATCGATAGCGCCAAGGTGTTCGCAGCGGCCCGAGGCGACTACCGCAAGGTCGACGACTATCTGAAAGGGCGCACGGGAAGCGACACCGTCGACCCGCTCGCCTTGATCGCCGTGCCAACCACCGCCGGCACGGGCAGCGAGGTGACCTGCTGGGGAACCGTTTGGGACGGGGCGACCGGCAAGAAGTATTCGCTCGCCCACAAGCGGCTCTATCCGGAACATGCCGTCGTCGACCCCGAGTTGATGATCGGCAAGCCACGGGCCCTCACCATCCAGACCGGCCTCGATGCGCTGTCGCATTCGCTCGAGAGCCTCTGGAACCGCAACGCCAACCCGGTCTCGCTGGCGCACGCCGTCGCGGCCGCCCGGGGCGTGCTGGCCACATTGCCCGCGCTGATCGATGACCTCGCAAATGCGGAGTTGCGAGCGCGCATGGCGGAGGCGGCCCTCTTGGCCGGTTTCGCCTTCTCCAACACCAAGACCGCGATTGCCCATTCGCTATCCTATCCGATCACGTTGCGGCACGGCGTGCCCCACGGCATCGCCTGCTCCTTCACCCTGCCGATGGTCATTCGCAGCATGGCAGGCGCGGACGGGCTTTGCGGACGCGGCCTGGCCGCCATCTTCGAAACCGATGCCATGACCGCGGCGGACCGATTGACCGAGCTGCTCGAGCGGATGGGAATTGCCACCTCCCACCACAGCTACGGCATCGACAACGCGGAGTGGCGTGAGTTGATCGATGCCGCATTCGATGGCGAGCGCGGCCA
The sequence above is a segment of the Hyphomicrobiales bacterium genome. Coding sequences within it:
- a CDS encoding iron-containing alcohol dehydrogenase; its protein translation is MASYFNPVDVRFGGGTFSLLADLIGTRDYGLVTYRDAYFQELAARLQASAGPPVIVVDDVLPNPDVVQLASQVRRFGNLKDQPEVIVALGGGSVIDSAKVFAAARGDYRKVDDYLKGRTGSDTVDPLALIAVPTTAGTGSEVTCWGTVWDGATGKKYSLAHKRLYPEHAVVDPELMIGKPRALTIQTGLDALSHSLESLWNRNANPVSLAHAVAAARGVLATLPALIDDLANAELRARMAEAALLAGFAFSNTKTAIAHSLSYPITLRHGVPHGIACSFTLPMVIRSMAGADGLCGRGLAAIFETDAMTAADRLTELLERMGIATSHHSYGIDNAEWRELIDAAFDGERGQNFIGTRAAMMPHAGLAGKESAA